In Nematostella vectensis chromosome 11, jaNemVect1.1, whole genome shotgun sequence, a genomic segment contains:
- the LOC116613509 gene encoding uncharacterized protein LOC116613509 isoform X8 produces the protein MRKAKCTSLRTIFLSEKDLNFDCVPRGSRLKQAEREGRVQTLDLATNHSSEDVLSILKSKFPTLRNELELPKRLQFLQPGAQGNNGWNVAFYGVPTGQEIYHAFNRTKRMYFCLRTKDLSSSTTPTPATSDEGDNSDKYNQPLSTQIKKKESSKVLSINPPGKGKKPDKPSKVHLRGSPSSSPSSGDDLVPVLEYKEVKEKSELNALSNPGKGKSTDPSKGEFLKEINLHSSFGVVVGTVREDEYEFGFLNQSITKGQMWYHTQALGDLCVVLENYHQACIQAKYSGRSLLICSGVEPDEPANYMLASFFRDVEDLEVKPLLCVCFEGTDDERAEIVAMGGNQYCWCCVLLVPT, from the exons ATGAGAAAAGCAAAGTGTACCTCACTGAGAACGATCTTTTTGTCCGAAAAAGACCTAAATTTTGATTGCGTGCCCAGAGGGAGCAGGCTGAAACAGGCGGAGCGAGAGGGGAGAGTCCAAACCTTAGACCTGGCCACCAATCACTCCAGCGAGGATGTCCTAAGCATCCTAAAATCAAAATTTCCGACGCTACGTAATGAACTGGAGTTGCCAAAGAG ACTTCAGTTCCTTCAGCCAGGGGCACAAGGCAACAACGGCTGGAATGTTGCCTTTTACGGGGTCCCTACTGGCCAGGAAATTTACCATGCGTTTAATCGAACGAAAAGGATGTATTTCTGTCTAAGGACAAAAG ATTTAAGCAGCAGCACCACCCCAACACCAG CCACCAGTGATGAAGGTGACAACAGCGATAAATATAATCAAC CACTAAGCActcaaataaagaaaaaagagtcCTCTAAAG TCCTTAGTATAAACCCTCCTGGAAAAGGCAAGAAACCTGACAAGCCCTCTAAAG TCCACCTCAGAGGTAGTCCATCTTCATCCCCTTCTAGTGGGGACGACCTTGTACCTG TTCTTGAATACAAGGAAGTCAAAGAGAAGAGCGAGTTGAATG CCCTTAGCAACCCTGGAAAGGGAAAATCAACGGATCCCTCTAAAG gagaaTTCTTAAAGGAAATAAATTTGCACTCAAGTTTTGGAGTTGTTG ttgGAACAGTAAGGGAGGATgagtatgagtttggttttcTGAACCAAAGCATCACAAAGGGCCAGATGTGGTATCACACACAGGCACTTGGGGACCTGTGTGTGGTACTCGAAAATTACCATCAG GCATGTATACAAGCCAAGTACTCTGGCAGATCATTGCTTATCTGCTCAGGGGTTGAACCAGATGAGCCAGCCAACTACATGCTGGCAAGTTTCTTCAG GGATGTCGAAGACTTGGAGGTCAAACCTCTGCTATGTGTGTGTTTCGAAGGCACAGATGATGAGAGGGCAG AAATCGTGGCCATGGGAGGGAACCAATACTGTTGGTGTTGCGTGCTATTGGTTCCAACCTAG